Proteins encoded together in one Mycobacterium simiae window:
- a CDS encoding glycosyltransferase, whose product MRFVLASYGTRGDIEPSVAVGRELLRRGHDVHMAVSPDLVGFAESAGVGAVAYGLDTQEWLDTYRDFWASAFHNYWRLPDLARMWRELRESVVASWVHMAATLAPLAWGADVLFTGESFMETAANVAEYYDIPLATLHYVPIRANGRLLPFVPSPVARSAMSVSNWLTWRMTKHLEDAQRRELGLPRATRPASLRIAERGSLEIQAYDEACFPGLEAEWAKWRAQRPFVGALTMELMTDADEEVASWVAAGTPPICFGFGSMRVESPAETVKMISAACTQLGERALVCAGWSDFSDVPHFDNVKLVDAVNYAAIFPSCRAVVHHGGTGTTAAGLRAGIPTLVLSMDLVQTIWGAQITRLRVGAARRFANTTRDSLVADLRKILAPECVTRAREFATRMSKPDASVAGAADLLEKLAEQPFRFDPRQRSSALR is encoded by the coding sequence ATGAGATTTGTGCTGGCAAGTTATGGAACTCGGGGGGACATCGAGCCGTCAGTAGCTGTCGGTCGTGAGCTGCTGCGCAGAGGACACGACGTACACATGGCCGTGTCGCCCGATTTGGTCGGCTTCGCCGAATCCGCCGGAGTCGGCGCCGTCGCCTACGGGCTGGATACGCAGGAATGGCTCGACACTTACCGCGACTTTTGGGCGTCGGCGTTTCACAACTATTGGCGGCTCCCCGACCTAGCCAGAATGTGGCGCGAGCTGCGCGAGTCCGTCGTGGCGAGCTGGGTACACATGGCCGCGACGTTGGCGCCGTTGGCCTGGGGCGCCGACGTGTTGTTCACCGGCGAAAGTTTCATGGAGACCGCGGCCAATGTCGCTGAGTACTACGACATACCGTTGGCGACCCTGCATTACGTGCCGATCCGGGCCAACGGACGACTCCTTCCGTTCGTGCCATCGCCGGTGGCTCGCTCCGCTATGAGCGTGTCTAACTGGCTGACCTGGCGGATGACCAAACACCTTGAGGACGCGCAGCGTCGAGAATTGGGGCTGCCCAGGGCAACTCGCCCCGCCTCGTTACGCATCGCCGAGCGCGGGTCGCTGGAGATCCAGGCGTATGACGAAGCGTGTTTCCCGGGTCTCGAAGCCGAATGGGCGAAATGGCGCGCGCAGCGGCCCTTTGTCGGCGCGCTCACGATGGAATTGATGACCGACGCCGATGAGGAGGTCGCGTCCTGGGTTGCGGCCGGAACCCCACCGATCTGCTTCGGCTTTGGCAGCATGCGAGTCGAGTCGCCGGCGGAGACGGTGAAGATGATCAGCGCCGCCTGTACGCAATTGGGTGAGCGGGCGTTGGTGTGTGCCGGCTGGAGCGACTTCAGTGACGTCCCCCATTTCGACAACGTCAAGCTGGTGGACGCGGTGAACTACGCGGCAATCTTTCCGTCCTGCCGTGCGGTCGTGCACCATGGCGGCACAGGCACCACGGCGGCGGGCTTGCGCGCCGGAATTCCCACCTTGGTCCTGTCCATGGACCTGGTGCAGACGATTTGGGGAGCCCAGATCACCCGACTGAGGGTGGGTGCCGCCCGGCGCTTCGCCAATACCACCCGCGACTCGCTCGTCGCCGACTTGCGCAAGATCTTGGCCCCGGAATGCGTGACCCGCGCCCGCGAGTTCGCCACCCGGATGAGCAAGCCCGACGCGAGTGTCGCCGGTGCCGCCGATCTGCTGGAAAAGCTCGCCGAGCAGCCCTTCCGATTCGATCCGCGTCAGCGCAGTTCTGCGCTCAGATAA
- a CDS encoding SAM-dependent methyltransferase — MSSDGAARTEGDSWDLASSVGATATMVAASRALASREPDPLLDDRFAEPLVRAVGHPFFTRMLDGDIPLDDDDVPLTARQRCEQIAVRTRFFDDFFRAATEGGIRQAVILAAGLDARAYRLPWPADTVVFEVDQPEVIAFKDTTLAQIGAEPAVERRAVSVDLRDDWPAALRANFFDPGVATAWIAEGLLPYLPPDAQDRLLDNITALSAPGSRLATENITDMRVFTDERARALRSGWRKHGLDFDVADLVWAGQRRQASDQLSATGWDVTQYATEDLYAENGFALPDHELLAEFRQTISYLSAELR, encoded by the coding sequence GTGTCATCCGATGGCGCGGCGCGTACCGAAGGCGATAGCTGGGACCTGGCTTCCAGCGTCGGGGCGACGGCAACGATGGTGGCGGCATCGCGCGCATTGGCGTCGCGCGAACCCGACCCACTGCTCGACGACAGGTTCGCCGAGCCGCTGGTTCGGGCGGTGGGGCACCCATTCTTCACCCGGATGCTGGACGGCGATATTCCCCTCGACGACGACGATGTGCCCCTGACGGCGCGCCAGCGCTGTGAGCAAATAGCCGTTCGGACAAGGTTTTTCGACGATTTCTTCCGTGCCGCGACCGAAGGCGGAATTCGTCAGGCCGTCATCCTGGCGGCCGGGCTCGACGCGCGAGCTTATCGGCTGCCGTGGCCGGCGGACACCGTCGTGTTCGAGGTGGACCAGCCGGAGGTGATCGCCTTCAAGGACACCACGCTGGCCCAGATCGGCGCCGAACCGGCCGTCGAACGCCGCGCAGTCAGCGTTGACCTACGCGATGACTGGCCGGCCGCGTTGCGCGCCAACTTTTTTGACCCGGGCGTGGCGACCGCGTGGATCGCCGAAGGTCTGCTGCCGTACCTGCCGCCCGATGCTCAAGATCGGCTGCTCGACAACATCACTGCGCTCAGTGCGCCCGGGAGTCGGCTGGCCACCGAGAACATCACCGATATGCGGGTTTTCACCGACGAACGCGCACGGGCGCTGCGCAGCGGCTGGCGTAAGCACGGATTGGACTTCGACGTCGCCGATCTCGTGTGGGCCGGCCAGCGGCGGCAAGCCAGCGACCAGCTGTCGGCTACGGGCTGGGACGTCACGCAGTACGCCACCGAAGATCTGTACGCCGAAAACGGGTTCGCGCTGCCCGATCACGAACTGCTGGCCGAATTCCGCCAAACCATCAGTTATCTGAGCGCAGAACTGCGCTGA
- a CDS encoding class I SAM-dependent methyltransferase — protein MTDRRERAMSFGSIAEDYDGLRPQAPREAVDWLVPPGCEVAVDVGAGTGLFTRTLVGKAAEVVAVEPDERMRKVLTERSPGVRALEGRGESIPLPDAAADAVFVSSAWHWMDHERAIPEIGRVLRDGGRLGLIWTSRDRDVDWVRELGRLPGQDLEEVQSAERFRQRLHFALPEPQIFHNTERAVFQFVRTMTVDDAVAMLGTYSRAIIASPDDRAQTFADARAALAAQFPGADTVDVPMRAWCWRADRIARDARL, from the coding sequence GTGACCGACCGTCGAGAGCGCGCAATGTCATTCGGATCGATTGCTGAAGACTACGACGGGTTGAGGCCCCAGGCTCCGCGGGAGGCGGTCGATTGGTTGGTGCCGCCCGGTTGCGAGGTCGCCGTCGACGTTGGGGCGGGAACCGGCCTGTTCACCCGCACCCTGGTGGGCAAAGCGGCAGAGGTCGTCGCCGTGGAACCGGACGAGCGGATGCGCAAGGTCCTGACGGAACGATCCCCGGGAGTTCGTGCACTCGAGGGACGCGGCGAGTCCATCCCCCTTCCCGACGCCGCGGCGGACGCGGTCTTCGTCTCGTCGGCATGGCACTGGATGGATCACGAACGAGCAATTCCCGAGATCGGTCGGGTGCTACGCGACGGCGGCCGGCTCGGCCTGATCTGGACGAGCCGGGACCGCGACGTGGACTGGGTGCGTGAGCTCGGTCGGCTGCCGGGCCAAGATCTCGAAGAAGTGCAATCGGCCGAACGATTTCGGCAGCGGCTGCACTTCGCCCTTCCCGAGCCGCAGATTTTTCACAACACCGAGCGTGCGGTCTTTCAGTTCGTGCGGACCATGACGGTCGACGACGCGGTTGCGATGTTGGGAACCTACAGTCGGGCGATCATTGCTTCTCCCGACGACCGCGCGCAAACCTTCGCCGACGCCCGTGCCGCCTTGGCGGCCCAATTTCCCGGGGCCGACACCGTGGATGTGCCAATGCGCGCGTGGTGCTGGCGCGCCGATCGCATCGCCCGCGACGCCCGGCTCTAA